Genomic segment of Bifidobacterium lemurum:
AGATGCCCGGCATCGACGGTTTGGAGACCGCGCGTCTGCTGCGCGAAAGGGACACGCGCACGGTGATCGTGTTCACCACCAAAATGGCCCAATACGCCACGGTCGGCTACGATGTGGACGCCGTCGGCTATCTCGTCAAACCGTTGGAATATCCGGGCTTCGCGCTGAAAATGCGCAAGGCGTTGAGCATCATCGGCTCGCGCAAGGGCACCACCATCGCCATCAAATCCGATGACCACATGCATTTCCTCGATTCGCACGACATCCGCTATGTGGAGGTGACGGGGCACAACGTGTTTTACCACACCGACAAAGGCATATGGCGGGATTGGGGTTCGCTCAAAGCCACGGCCGAACAGTTGGGCGAGCACGATTTCGTGGTGTCAAGCCGGTACTGTCTGGTCAATCTCGCATGGGTGGATGCCTTCGAGGGCGATACCGTGGTGGTGGACGGCGAGCGCGTCCCCGTCTCCCGTTCCCGCAAGAAAGCGCTGATGCAGGCGTTGAACGCCTACTATAGTCGGGCATAGGCGGCCATCATGCTGCAACTGACGTATTTTCTGCCCTTTCTGTTGGAGTTCGTCGCCGGAGTGCTGCTGTTCACGCGGCGGCTCGACCGGCACCGCGCCGATCGCGTCGCGATTGGCGTCATCATCACGCTGGCCGCCGGCGTGGCAACGGCCGCAATCCGTATGATATGGCCATTCCTATGGACAGCACCGTCGACTGATGGGACATCCACTTCCGCCATGCGCCTTGTGGCGAGTACCGTATTGTTCGCCTGTTATGCGGCGTTGCTCGTGATGTTGCTGCGTTGGATCTGCTCCATTTCGTGGATGGAGTCGTTGGTCATCGTCGCCGTGGGCTATTGCGCCCAGCATATCGCGTTCGCATGCGTGGCGGCTTTACGTTCCCTTTTGGGCTTGCGCTTGTATATCTACGATGTGCGGCTGGTTCCACTGCATCTGGTGGTGTTCACGTTCGTCTACTGGCTGATTTGGCTGCTGGCGGCCCGTGATTTCACCGTGGATGGGGAGAAGATCCGCGACACGAAGGCTCGCGTGCTGATGAGTCTTGGCGTGCTGGCGGTGGTGATCGTGTTCAATCTGGCCGTGGAGGAACTGGTTGACGGCGGTTGGCTGGGGTTCGGAGGCCAGATCGTATGCTACCTGTACGACCTGGTGTGCAGTGTACTCGCGTTCGCGCTGCTGCTCGCCTTATCGAACAACGACCGGCTGGCCAATGATCTGGCGGTGATTCAACAAATCAACCGGCTCAAGGAACAGCAGTATGAGATGAGCCGCGAGAACATCGAATTGGTGAACACCAAATTCCATGATGTGCGCAAGGATCTCGCATCGCTGCGCAAAACGGCGCAGGAACTGCAGCGCGCGCAGGAGTCGCAGCCCGGCGACTCCCCCGTGCCGAACATTCCCACCGAGGCGTTGGAGCGGATGGAGCGTTCGATCCGCGTGTACGATTCGATTTTCCATACCGGCAACGACGCGTTGGATACGCTGCTGACGGAGAAAAGCCTATATTGCGCGCGGCATGGCATCACTCTGACCGCCATGGCGGATGGCAAACAGCTCGGCTTCATGGACCGCTCCGACGTGTACGCGCTGTTCGGCAACATCCTCGACAACGCGATCGAGGCGGTGACGCTGCTGCCGGACGCCACCGACCGGCAGATCACCTTCGACCTGCGAGCCAACGGCCGCATGCTGCGCATAAGCGAAGAGAACTACTACACCGGCGAGGTGCGTATGGCGGACGGCCTGCCGCAAACCTCCAAGGGCGACAAACGCTTCCACGGCTTCGGCATGCGCTCCATCGCCCGGCAGGTGGCGAAATACCAAGGCCAACTCGACATCGCCGCCGCCGACCACGTTTTCTCCCTCAACATCGTCATCCCCATTCCGGCATAGCTTATTCCACGCCGATTTGGACGATTTTGTTGCCCCAGCCTTCGAGCACGGGATTGTCGATGACGGCGTTGACGAAGTCGTCGGTCGGCTCGAATTCGCCGACCTTCGTGTATTCGCCGCTGATTTGCGCGTCGCGATAGAACAGGATGATGCGGTTCGGGTCGGAATAGTAGACCTCGCCGGCATGCTGCTCGGTCACGGTCTGCGGATCGGAGGGGATCTCGTAGCGGCTGGGGATGTCGTAGTACTGCATCACGTCGGAATCCTCGAAATCGTCGTAATGGTAGATCGGCAGACGCCAGTCGGAGTCGGCCACATATCCGGCGATGGCGGAGGCGGTGGCGTTGGATTCCAAATTCATGGCAAAGGGTTCGCCTTCGTCGCCGAAGCGCACCTGCAGTACGGTGGGGATCTCGCCCGAGAATGATGAGCCCGTCGATCCAGCGCCGGACGAAGAGCCTCCCGTCGCGGTACCGTCCGACGACGCATCACCACCGGCGCAGCCCGCCAGGGTGAGGGACATGGCGAGCGCGCTGCCCGCCGCGATCCACATACGCAACGTGTTCTTCATGATGATGTTCCTTTCGACAATGGTGGGTGGGTTGCACAATGATGGGTGGATGATGAGTGGATGATGGGTGGTGGTTGAGTTGGGTTTGCGAGCTTCCGGTCAGGGGTCGAACAGTCCGATGCAGGCGGCGATGACGATGCCGATGCCGATCAGCGCCACCAGGACGGCGAAACATCGCTCCATCCGCGCCACCGTGGCCGGCGTGCATCGTTCGCGTAATACGGCGGCCAGTCCCGCCAAGGCCAGCCACCAGAGCATCGTGCCGGCGAGGATGCCCGCCACCAACGAGACGCCTTGCGCCAGGTCGAGCGGCCCCGCGATGCCGAAGCAGGAGAACGCGAACAGGAATCCGAGGATGGCGGCGGGATTCGTGACGCCCACGGCCAGCGCCGAGGCGAACATGCCCATATCGCGCGTTCGCGTCGAATCGCCCCGCATTCGCCCGGCGGACGAGCCTGCCTCGCCCTCGCGTCGCCTCATCAGCGAAGCGACGCCCATCGCCGCCATCAGCAATCCGCCGACCACGCTGATGGGTGTGCGCCAACGCAGCAGACAATCAGAGACGAACGTCAGTCCAAACGCGCCCACGCCCGCATACAGACAGTCGGCCACGGACGAGCCGCTTCCCGTCAGCAGTCCGGCGAGGAAGCCCCGGCTGAGCGTGCGTTGCACCACCAGCGCTCCCACCGCACCGACCGGCACACCGAACAGCAGGCCGATCATCAGCCCGGTCGGCAGCATGTCGCAGAACTCACGCATCGCCGACCAACTCCCGCTGCAAACTGACGTGCCGTATCGATCCGGAAACCAGATAAGCGAACGCGACGGCCAATACGACGGCCAGCAGTCCCGGCAACGGCACACGCCACCATGCCGGATGCGAGGCGAAGTCGCTCACTCCGTAGAGGAGCAGCAGCATGCCGACCAGCGGATCGGTGGCGAAGGCCGCCGCCACGGTGCCGACCACCGCTCCGACGGCCGCCACCACGGCGAAACGGATGGCGAACGAGACGCGTAAGTACCGCGAGGTGAGGCCGATCAGTCGGCAGACGACGAGGTCGTGACGTTCGCGTGCCAGAATCTTCGCTCCGGACAGGGCAACGGCGACGAACACCACCAGAGCGGTGACCGCCACCATCGCGGTAACCAACATGCGCATCGCCGCGACAATGCCGTACAGGCCCGGCCATGCGTTCTCGTGGATGTAGGCGTTGCCGCCGAAGTCGTCCTCCAAGGCGAGCAGCGCCTCCTGTTTGGCGCTTTCGCTCGCGAGGAAGAAATGATGGCACCACATCTGCGGATTGTCGCGGCCGATGCGCGCGTAGCCTTCGGCGTTTAATCCCACGTTCAATCCCATATCGTTGGCGCATTGGTAGATGCCGACGACTGTGTATCGCGCGCTGCCCTGATCCGAACTGAGGGTCACGACGTCGCCGAGCCCCACGCCGAGGTCACGGCTGACGAATTCGGTGACCACCACTTGGTCGGCGGTCTGGCTGGTCACGCCTTGAAGGATGTGGAAGCGTTCCGGCTCGGTGATCACATTGGCGGTCATGTCGGTGCCGTTCAGCGCCACGCCGGGCATGGCGAGCGCGTATTCGTCGACCACGTCCGTATGCGCTTCGATGATGTCGCGCGCTTGGCCCACGGTGCAGTCGCCGATGCATTGCACGCCGATATGCATGTCGGCCGGATTGAACGCGTCCATCAGGCCGCGGCCGTCCGTGCCCAGCCATGCGTCCACACGCACCACCATCGACGAGAGCAGCACGATCAGTGCCACCACCAGACAGGCGCCCGCATACCAGCGACGGCCGTCATGCAGTTGTCTCACGGCCATGGACCAGCCAAGCGAGCGCGCCCGCAACGGCGGACGTCGCCGAACCGATTCGCCGCGGCCAGAAGCCGGACCATCCGTAGCGTCGCCGCGACCCATATCCAGCATCGTCGCGCCTTGGATGGCGTGCAAAGGCGTGACGCACGCCAACCGTCTGATTTTGACGAGGATGAACACGGTGAAAACCGCGACGATCGCCACGGCGCAACCCAGATACCGCAGCGTCGGGAAGTCGGCCGGCACCAGCAGACCGGTGGAGTCGGCCGTCGAACGTGCCGCGAGGCGAATGGTCCATAGCGACGCTCCCGCGCCGATGGCCAATCCCAACACGACGCCGAGCAGGTGCTGGACAAGCAGCATAACGCGTAGCATGCCGGTGGTGCAGCCCAGCGCCTTGTAGACGCCGAGCACATGGGTGTCCTGTTCGATGTCGGCGTTGATGGAGGCGCCGAGCACCACGCCGGCGACCGCGACCAGCACTACGACGAAGGCGAGCAGCATGCCGATATAGGCGTTGAGCGCGGTGAGAGTGAAGCCGGCGATCGCGTCCACGGTATGCGCGGATTCGACGACCTGCCGCAGACCTTCCACTTCGTTGATGCGGGTGTTCAGTTCCGTGGCGTCCACTCCGCTTTCGGGATTGGCGCTGATGTGGAGCATCGCGCCGAGGCGGCCCAGCGCGTCGATGCCGGCGTTCTCGATGCGTTCGGCGATCCGCTGCGCGTCGTCGGCGGTGATGAGGAAACCTTTCATGCCGATCATCGAGGATCCCATGAACGGATCCTCGACATATCCGGCCACGGTGAATTCCTCCGGATCGCCGCCGCGCACCACTTGGAAGGCGATGGTGTCGCCGACCTGCACGTCGAACATCGAACGCATGGCGGGCGAGACCATCGTCTCCCCCGCGTTCAGGCTCGCGGGAGCGTCCGCATATCCATCGGCCTGATCGTTCAGAAGCCGGTAGTCGTAGTGTTCGCGGTCGTAGACGATCAGTTGGCCCTCGCTGTCGGAATGCTCGCCGTTGACCTCGTAATCGGCGTATACCAACGTCTGCGTGCCCACATGGTCCACCTCGTCGAGTGCCTCCAACGCGTCCGCCATCGGTTCGGCGCTTCCGCCGGGCAGATTCGATGCCCATACGGTGATGTCGCCATATCCGAGCCGCTGCAATTCCTCACGTTCGTAGGTGTTGGCGTTGGCTTGCAGGGCCAGGATGGTGGCGAGCGCGGCGGATGCGACGATCATCAACGCCAGCACTCCCGCCAGCGAGCCCTTATGCCGCAGGATCGTGGATTTGAGCGTTATGGCCAACGCGCGCGGTGCGTATGGTGTCATGGCCGTCACCATCCCATTTCCGCAAGCCATGCGGCCAGTGAGGTCTCACGGCCTTTGGATTCGTCGGGCCGGTAGGTGCCGAGTAGTGCCTCGCCGAGCAGTTCGCCGTCGCGCAGGTAGAGCACGCGGTTGGCGCGGACGGCGGCGCGCACGTCATGGGTGACCATCAGTACGCTTTGCCCGCCCTGGTTCAGTTCGCTGAGCAGATCGAGCACGTCGTCGCTGTTGCGTCGGTTGAGCGCGCCGGTCGGTTCGTCCGCGAACAGTATGCCGGGATGGTTGATGACGGCCCGTGCGATGGCCGCGCGTTGCGCCTCGCCGCCGGAGACCTGCGAGGGTAGGCGGTGCGCGGCGTGGGCGATATGCATGCGGTCCAGCAGCCGTTCGCTCTCCTGACGCACGACACCCGCGTCGCGTCCGCCGCCGACGTATCCGGCCAACGTCACGTTCTCCAGCAGGGTGAGGTTGCCGACGAGGTTCGGCTGTTGGAAGACGAATCCGAATTCCTCGGCGCGCAGGCGGGCCATCGCGCGTTCCCCCAAATCGTCCACACGCGCCCCGCGGTAGCGTACTTCGCCGCCCGTGGGCCGATCCATGCCGCTGAGCACGTACAGGAGGGTGGATTTGCCCGCTCCGGACGCGCCCATGATCACGGTGAAGTCGCCGGCGTGGATGTCGATGTCGACGCCGCGCAACACCGTGTTGGCCGATTCGCCGCGATGGTATTGTTTGCCGAGCGCACGGCCCTGCAGCAGTGCGGCGGGATTCTCATGCGATGGAACTTGCGGCGGAACTGGTGTGGTGGTCATGTGTGGATGCTCCTCGTGTGGTCAGACGGCTTTCTCAACGGCTTCGGCTTCGCATCGGCAGGTGACGACCAAGCGTTTCTTGCCGGTGCGTGGGTCCGGTTCGATGCGGTCCACGAATTCGACGTCGAAGGCGATGTGGTCGAGATGTTTGGCATGCAGGATCCGCCGCATCTGCTCGGTGACCTGCGTGCGGATGACGTTCTCGTCGGAGTCGGGGTGGCGTTCGGCGCACATGGCAAAGGATTCGTCGCCGGTTTTCGCAAACTGGTAGTCCAGCAGACCGTCCACACAGAAGCCCTCGATGGCCAGCGGATGCAGGAATTCCTTGCCTCCGCGCCCATCGTTGAACCACAGCATGTCCTCGTTGCGGCTGAGCAGCACGCGTGCGCGAGTGAAGGGGAACCGGCGGCGCGTGCGGACGGAAGCGGCGGAATCTACGGAACCGGAGGAACCGGCAGTCCGACTCACCCCATCCCCGTCCCCGCTCTCGCCCTCATCGATCAGTCGGAGCCTATCGGAGATGCGGTAGCGGATCAGCGGCTGGGTGAGGTTGGTGAGCGAGGTGAGATACATCTGTCCGTCGTCCACTTCGATCAGATTCATATCGTCGAACAGCAGCATGCCGTCCTCCGGGTCTCCCTCAACACCCAATGCCAGGGATTCGCTGGCTCCGTAGAAGTTGACCACCGAGCAGCCGAACGCGTCGACGATCTGCGCGCGCAGGCCGGGGTCCAACGGCTCGCCGCAGGAGACGATCCGCTCGGGATGGATGAGGATATGCCCTTCTCCGGCCAGCCGAAGCAGGATTTTGATGGCGGAGGGGTATCCGATGATCACGGTGGGTTTGAACTCGTTGATGTTCGTTATCCATTGGCTCAGCGGCATATTGATGTCGAGCTGCAGCTGGGCGAGACCCAGATCGTCGATGCCGTCGCCCACGGCCAGCACGCCGCCGTATCGGCCGTCGGTGGCGGCGATGAAGGCGACCCGCGGGCGCTTGAGCAGAAAGCGAACCACCCACGGCAGGCTCCGATCCCACAAAGCGCCGCGGGTGATGGCCGCCAGCATGCGCTTCCACGCGGCATCGTCGTAGACGAAGTATCCAGGTTTGCCGGTGCTGCCCGAGGAATGCACCACATGATAACGCCCCAGATAGGTGGCGGAGCGGTCGGTGTTGTCGGCGTCGAACTCACGCAGATCGTCCAATCTGAGCACGGGATTGGTGACCAGCGTGTCGAAATGCTCCATCACCTCGCGTTTGTCGGTGGTGGGCAGTCGGTTCAGAGCGATGGTGTTCAGGTCATCGCGGCTGATTCCGGCGGCGACGAAGCGGCTGCGATAGAAGGGCGAGTGGTCCCAGGCGTGGTGAAGCAAGCGCCGCAGCATGCGGTTCTGCAGCAGGCTGATGCGCCGACGCGGGAATGAAGCGCGGACATGGGCGGCGACGAATCCGCCGACCAGTGAGAGATCGGGAATCATGGGGTCCTTTCCATACCGCCTGTCATAGGGCGACGGTGAAGCTGTGCGTGTAGTCCTCGCGATGGTAGTAGCGGGCGGTGCGTTCGGTCAGGTTGTAGACGACGCTCCATTCGGTGGATGAGAATCCGCCGAAATCGTCTTTGCTTACGCTGTCGAGCGCGTCGCGCATGTCGGCGACGCCCATCCGCGGGGTGTTCTCCAGCGTGGAGGTCAGCAGATCGTAGCGTTGGTGGGATTCCTCGGTGCCGATGCCCTGTCTGTCGCCGTCGGCGAGATAGAAGTTCGTCAGAACGGGGGTGTCGACCACCACCATCTCGTCGTCCACGTATTCGACGGCGACGCTGTTGCCGTCGGCGTCGGCGATGGAAAAATGCACCATCATGCCCATGGACGAGTGCATGTCATGGTCGCGCAGCAGCGCCAGGGCCTCGTCCACGTCGGCGGCTTGGTTGAGCAGCAACCGGATCGCCGTGGTGGTGGTCAGGTCGGGTTTGTCGGTGTTCTGGTCGATGATGGCGGAATCCTGGATCATGTTCACCGAGACGGCGAGTCCCTGTTCGTTCACGCCGTCCAATGGCGCGTACAGCGCGGCGATGATGCGCGTTCCGTCGGACATCTGGGAGAGCATGCCGTCCGAGCTTTGGTCAAGGAAATCCATGTTCACGGTGGAGATGGAGGCGTAGGCATCATCGGGATGGGATTCGACGATCATGGCCCGCACGTTCTCCCAGTCGAAGTTGCGGCCGAACAGCCGGTCGCCGTCCGTGCTTGGGGCGGCGATGGTACTGCATCCGAACAGGCTGCCCAACAAAGAGCCGACGACCTCGCCGTCGAGCATGTCGCCTGCCAGATATTCCACCACACCCGTGTCGGATGATGCACCGCCTCGTGCGAGGAATCGGGAGAATCCGTCATTCCCGGAGAAGCTGGCCGCGTCCAATCCGTCTTCCAGATTCGCCACGACGTCGTCGACGGGCGTCACGACCACGCTCGTCTCGTCATGCAGACCGCCGGTCAGGGTTGTGGATTCCCCTTCCACGGACGTGGCGTTCCCTCCGCCAACGCCAATGGACGAACAACCGGCGGACGCCATCAGCGAGATGATGGACGCACCGGCGATCACGGAGCGGATGAACGGGCTGCGATATCGTGTCATAGGGCGCTTTCCTTCGCGACAGAATGATATGAGGCGATGACTCCACAGAGTAAGCGCGCAACAAACCCATAACAAATGTCTATAATCGATAACAAGTCATGCCCACCAAGCATGTGCCGGATATGTTGTCATCTGGTGCTGCGCAACCCCAAGGAATCGTTATGAACCTGCGAGTTCTGCGGTATTTCCTCGCCGTCGTCGAAGAGGAGAGCATCACCGGTGCCGCCGATATCCTGATGATCTCCCAGCCCACGCTTTCCCGCCAGCTCAAGGAGTTGGAGGATGAGCTCGGCAAACAACTGTTCATCCGCGGCAGCCGCACGATCACCCTCACTCCGGAGGGCGAGCTGCTGCGCGATCGCGCGCAGGAGATCATCGAGCTGACGAACCGCACCAGTGCGGAGATCTCCACCATGTCGGACCAGATTGCCGGCGACATCTACATCGGTGCCGGCGAAACCCATGCCATGCGCATACTTGGGCAGGTCGCCAACGATCTGCGCGAGCAGTATCCGCGCATCCGATGCAACCTGTTCAGCGGCAACGCGGTGTCGGTGTCCGAACAGCTCGACAACGGGCTTCTGGATTTCGCCATCGTCTCGATGCCCGCGGACACGTCGAAATACGATTACGTGGAGATTCCCGCCACCGACATCTGGGGATTGCTGATGCGCAAGGACCATCCGCTGGCATCACATGAAGCGATCACTTCGTCCGACCTCGACAGACTGCCCGTGTTCATCTCATCCCAGCCGAAGGTATCCAATGAACTGTCCGGATGGCGTGGAGTCGACGCGGAACGGCTCAACATCGTCGGCACCTACAATCTGCTGTATAACGCCGCGATGATGGTCAGCGAAGGATTCGGCAATGCGTTGTGTTTCGACAGGATCGTCGACACCTCCGCGGACAGTAATCTATGCTTCCGCCCGTTGACGCCCCGACTCAGCGTGAGGCACGCGCTGATCTGGAAGAGCTCGCGCCCTCTTTCCCGTCCGGCCGTAGTGTTCCTCGACACGTTGCGCACCAAACTGGCGACGATGGGCGGTACCTTCAGCTTATAGAACGCGCAGGCGACACCCGTCCGAACATACAACGACGCCCTGCCCGGGAGCGGTTCTCCGATCGGACAGGGCGTGATTCATATCCTCATATCAACAGGGCATCACTCCATGCGGAACCGTCTACTCCGTACGCAACGCGGTGGCGGGATCCTGCTTGGCGGCCTTGCGCGAGGGGATGATGCCGCCGATCAGGGTGAGCACCACGCTCAACACCACCAGCACCACGCCGGCGACCGGACTGAGCGCGGCGTTCACCTCATCCGTCTCCATGAAGTAGTGCAGAATCGAGTTGATGGGGAAATTCAGCAGCACGGTCAACCCCACGCCGAGCAGGCCGGAGCATAGGCCGATGATGCCCGTCTCCGCGTTGAACACCTGCGAGACGTTGTGCTTCGAGGCGCCCATGGCGCGCAGGATGCCGATCTCCTTGGTGCGTTCCAGCACGGAGATGTAGGTGATGATGCCGATCATGATCGACGAGACGACCAGCGACACCGACACGAACGCGATGAGCACGTAGGAGATGACGTTGACGATGGTGGTCACCGAGCTCATCAGCAGTCCCACGTAATCGGTGTAGGTGATCTTGTCGTTCTCGTCGGCCGAGGCGTTGTAGTTTTCGATGGACTGCGAAATGCCGTCCTTGGCCTCGAAGCTATCGGTGTAGATGTTGATGGCGCTGGGAGCGTCGCGGCTGACCACGCCGAACGCGGCGAGGTTGTCGTCGTAGGTGCCGGTGGAGATGTAACGGTCGTAGATCGCCACAAGCACGTCGTCGCCGGCGGTTTCCAGATATTGGTCGAAGCTGTCGGCGATCTGCTGTTCGCTCATCGCGGCCAACTGCGCGGAGTCCATGGACGAGCCCATGATGCTGCGGGCCATGCTCGCCCTGTCGCTCACATCCAGCGAAGCCACGTAGGTGCGCGCGTCCTGGGCTTTGGCGGCGTCGTCGGCCGGAGAGAACTCCAATCCGTTGAGCACGCTGTGGTCGGGGTCGGCCTGCTGTTCGGTGACGATGGCGCTGGCGTCGGTATGGTCGATGAGATCGTCGGTCAGCGCCCGCGTGTAGCCGATGCCGGGGCTGAGCAGCGTGGTCTGCGCGTCCTCGACGGGCTTGACCACGCCGACGATCCTCAGCGATGTGCCGGTGCCGGAATCGACAAGCTGCGTGATCTCGTCCGCGTCGTCGCCGATGTAGCGCCAGTGGCCGGAATCGTCCTTGACATACTGGTCGCATGCGGGAATCAGCGTGATCGTCTGGTCGAGGGCGGTCGAATAGTCGAGCTTGTCGGTGGTGGTGTCGACCTCCTCGTCCGCGTTGAGCTGGTCCATCATCGTCTGATAGTCGCTGGCCGGCAGCAGACCGAGCTCGTAGAGGGTGGTCAGCGGAATCTCGTTGCGCTCGTCGAGCACAAGCACCACCTCGTCCGCGGCCGTGGGCCATGCGCCGTCGACCACCTCGTAGTTGTCGGTGACGACCTGGCTGATCAGAGTCTCCTCGTCCGCGCCGGGCATGATCTCGCTGAACGAGCTGGGAGAGGCGTTCTCATCCGTCTGTCCGGTGAGCATCGACATGGAGCTCGTCGACGACGAGTAGGGGTTGCTGGTGGCCATCTGCGCGGCCATCGATTCGCTTGAGGCGCTCTCCCCCACGGTCACGCCGTCCGCGTTCACCAAAGTGCCGTCGGG
This window contains:
- a CDS encoding LytR/AlgR family response regulator transcription factor translates to MALISIAITDDVDEDAAVTESMVRRYCDEHPAEDIRLTLTRFEDGAALLRSYDDADRKPFDLIFLDVEMPGIDGLETARLLRERDTRTVIVFTTKMAQYATVGYDVDAVGYLVKPLEYPGFALKMRKALSIIGSRKGTTIAIKSDDHMHFLDSHDIRYVEVTGHNVFYHTDKGIWRDWGSLKATAEQLGEHDFVVSSRYCLVNLAWVDAFEGDTVVVDGERVPVSRSRKKALMQALNAYYSRA
- a CDS encoding ATP-binding protein, whose translation is MLQLTYFLPFLLEFVAGVLLFTRRLDRHRADRVAIGVIITLAAGVATAAIRMIWPFLWTAPSTDGTSTSAMRLVASTVLFACYAALLVMLLRWICSISWMESLVIVAVGYCAQHIAFACVAALRSLLGLRLYIYDVRLVPLHLVVFTFVYWLIWLLAARDFTVDGEKIRDTKARVLMSLGVLAVVIVFNLAVEELVDGGWLGFGGQIVCYLYDLVCSVLAFALLLALSNNDRLANDLAVIQQINRLKEQQYEMSRENIELVNTKFHDVRKDLASLRKTAQELQRAQESQPGDSPVPNIPTEALERMERSIRVYDSIFHTGNDALDTLLTEKSLYCARHGITLTAMADGKQLGFMDRSDVYALFGNILDNAIEAVTLLPDATDRQITFDLRANGRMLRISEENYYTGEVRMADGLPQTSKGDKRFHGFGMRSIARQVAKYQGQLDIAAADHVFSLNIVIPIPA
- a CDS encoding cyclophilin-like fold protein, which encodes MKNTLRMWIAAGSALAMSLTLAGCAGGDASSDGTATGGSSSGAGSTGSSFSGEIPTVLQVRFGDEGEPFAMNLESNATASAIAGYVADSDWRLPIYHYDDFEDSDVMQYYDIPSRYEIPSDPQTVTEQHAGEVYYSDPNRIILFYRDAQISGEYTKVGEFEPTDDFVNAVIDNPVLEGWGNKIVQIGVE
- a CDS encoding LysE family translocator, which gives rise to MREFCDMLPTGLMIGLLFGVPVGAVGALVVQRTLSRGFLAGLLTGSGSSVADCLYAGVGAFGLTFVSDCLLRWRTPISVVGGLLMAAMGVASLMRRREGEAGSSAGRMRGDSTRTRDMGMFASALAVGVTNPAAILGFLFAFSCFGIAGPLDLAQGVSLVAGILAGTMLWWLALAGLAAVLRERCTPATVARMERCFAVLVALIGIGIVIAACIGLFDP
- a CDS encoding FtsX-like permease family protein; its protein translation is MTPYAPRALAITLKSTILRHKGSLAGVLALMIVASAALATILALQANANTYEREELQRLGYGDITVWASNLPGGSAEPMADALEALDEVDHVGTQTLVYADYEVNGEHSDSEGQLIVYDREHYDYRLLNDQADGYADAPASLNAGETMVSPAMRSMFDVQVGDTIAFQVVRGGDPEEFTVAGYVEDPFMGSSMIGMKGFLITADDAQRIAERIENAGIDALGRLGAMLHISANPESGVDATELNTRINEVEGLRQVVESAHTVDAIAGFTLTALNAYIGMLLAFVVVLVAVAGVVLGASINADIEQDTHVLGVYKALGCTTGMLRVMLLVQHLLGVVLGLAIGAGASLWTIRLAARSTADSTGLLVPADFPTLRYLGCAVAIVAVFTVFILVKIRRLACVTPLHAIQGATMLDMGRGDATDGPASGRGESVRRRPPLRARSLGWSMAVRQLHDGRRWYAGACLVVALIVLLSSMVVRVDAWLGTDGRGLMDAFNPADMHIGVQCIGDCTVGQARDIIEAHTDVVDEYALAMPGVALNGTDMTANVITEPERFHILQGVTSQTADQVVVTEFVSRDLGVGLGDVVTLSSDQGSARYTVVGIYQCANDMGLNVGLNAEGYARIGRDNPQMWCHHFFLASESAKQEALLALEDDFGGNAYIHENAWPGLYGIVAAMRMLVTAMVAVTALVVFVAVALSGAKILARERHDLVVCRLIGLTSRYLRVSFAIRFAVVAAVGAVVGTVAAAFATDPLVGMLLLLYGVSDFASHPAWWRVPLPGLLAVVLAVAFAYLVSGSIRHVSLQRELVGDA
- a CDS encoding ABC transporter ATP-binding protein, which translates into the protein MTTTPVPPQVPSHENPAALLQGRALGKQYHRGESANTVLRGVDIDIHAGDFTVIMGASGAGKSTLLYVLSGMDRPTGGEVRYRGARVDDLGERAMARLRAEEFGFVFQQPNLVGNLTLLENVTLAGYVGGGRDAGVVRQESERLLDRMHIAHAAHRLPSQVSGGEAQRAAIARAVINHPGILFADEPTGALNRRNSDDVLDLLSELNQGGQSVLMVTHDVRAAVRANRVLYLRDGELLGEALLGTYRPDESKGRETSLAAWLAEMGW
- a CDS encoding phenylacetate--CoA ligase family protein, whose product is MIPDLSLVGGFVAAHVRASFPRRRISLLQNRMLRRLLHHAWDHSPFYRSRFVAAGISRDDLNTIALNRLPTTDKREVMEHFDTLVTNPVLRLDDLREFDADNTDRSATYLGRYHVVHSSGSTGKPGYFVYDDAAWKRMLAAITRGALWDRSLPWVVRFLLKRPRVAFIAATDGRYGGVLAVGDGIDDLGLAQLQLDINMPLSQWITNINEFKPTVIIGYPSAIKILLRLAGEGHILIHPERIVSCGEPLDPGLRAQIVDAFGCSVVNFYGASESLALGVEGDPEDGMLLFDDMNLIEVDDGQMYLTSLTNLTQPLIRYRISDRLRLIDEGESGDGDGVSRTAGSSGSVDSAASVRTRRRFPFTRARVLLSRNEDMLWFNDGRGGKEFLHPLAIEGFCVDGLLDYQFAKTGDESFAMCAERHPDSDENVIRTQVTEQMRRILHAKHLDHIAFDVEFVDRIEPDPRTGKKRLVVTCRCEAEAVEKAV
- a CDS encoding C45 family autoproteolytic acyltransferase/hydolase → MTRYRSPFIRSVIAGASIISLMASAGCSSIGVGGGNATSVEGESTTLTGGLHDETSVVVTPVDDVVANLEDGLDAASFSGNDGFSRFLARGGASSDTGVVEYLAGDMLDGEVVGSLLGSLFGCSTIAAPSTDGDRLFGRNFDWENVRAMIVESHPDDAYASISTVNMDFLDQSSDGMLSQMSDGTRIIAALYAPLDGVNEQGLAVSVNMIQDSAIIDQNTDKPDLTTTTAIRLLLNQAADVDEALALLRDHDMHSSMGMMVHFSIADADGNSVAVEYVDDEMVVVDTPVLTNFYLADGDRQGIGTEESHQRYDLLTSTLENTPRMGVADMRDALDSVSKDDFGGFSSTEWSVVYNLTERTARYYHREDYTHSFTVAL
- a CDS encoding LysR family transcriptional regulator, with amino-acid sequence MNLRVLRYFLAVVEEESITGAADILMISQPTLSRQLKELEDELGKQLFIRGSRTITLTPEGELLRDRAQEIIELTNRTSAEISTMSDQIAGDIYIGAGETHAMRILGQVANDLREQYPRIRCNLFSGNAVSVSEQLDNGLLDFAIVSMPADTSKYDYVEIPATDIWGLLMRKDHPLASHEAITSSDLDRLPVFISSQPKVSNELSGWRGVDAERLNIVGTYNLLYNAAMMVSEGFGNALCFDRIVDTSADSNLCFRPLTPRLSVRHALIWKSSRPLSRPAVVFLDTLRTKLATMGGTFSL